A window of Glycine soja cultivar W05 chromosome 2, ASM419377v2, whole genome shotgun sequence genomic DNA:
ACCATATGGTTATTACTTTCGAATTCTTTCGTATTTTCTACTCTTTCATTGTAAAATTCAAAATCTATCGttgcttataatttatatagcctgaataaaaaaaaatcgtcGCTGTTAATGGATAATGACTGGTGAGAAACCGGGTTTTGAACTATACAAAGCAAATTGACAAACGTATGGTTGTGGCTTTCCCTGACTATTTTTTCCCCTTCTTTGTGTTGTAGATGTTGCTTCACTGGTCCATTTACTTGACTTGAAGTCGTGCTATAACTGAAAAATATCTTGCACTTTATCATTGTTAATAATTCACGTACTCACATAAAGACTATGGTGGTTTTGTTTGTCTTAAAAAATGCGATAATTTTCGTTTCAGAGTATGGTACAATGATCAGAGAAATTATTAGTTTTCGTAAaattaagaaggaaaaaaatctaGCGCGGACTGAAATATCTTTTCTATTAACATctcatttctttaaaaaaaatcctgttTTAATAATTATCAAGACAGCATAATTTGTTTTAGTACACTAAAAAATCTTACAtaacttaaaaattaagataattagTTTATAAACCTCTTTCTTTCTTGACATAGTAAAGTGCCTTTTAATGAGAAAGTCATGAAAAAGGCCCTTCAGAGTTAAAGTTAAGATTGATAATGAATTTAACCaattctaaattaatttaaattttaatttgataattgattgaatttgattcttgaattaaATGAGTTGAATTTAAagtaaatgttaattttaataaataagatgaacttaaattattagtatagtTTAACTTGTTTgaattatgaataattaatttttaattaattttatgataaatctCATGTTTATCATGAATGAATGAGTGCAAATGGAAGAGAGAAAAACGGAAGAGTGGAagagagaaagatgaagaaagGTAAAATTGATTAACATCCGGGTAATGCTAAGATGAGCAAAACTCACTGATTACATAAATACAATGTGCCTTATATAACGTAATTAGTCATAAGAGCAACTAAttgtaactaactaaactaatttgtaattaatcaaactaacttgtaactaactaaactaATACATATCTTTAATACCCCGCATGTTAGAAGGTGTTGAAAATACTTTTAGATTGGAGAAGACAGTACATCAACAtcaaaggaaatgaaaataaagtctAAAAAATTGGAATATGTCGAAAATACATCGGCCAAAATAGAAATCtagaaacaaatcaaaatgtAGGTGTGGACATGGTGCATATCTTCTAAAAATCTTCGACCATCATCAACTTTCCCAATCTTCTTCCAAGAGTCCAAAGTAAGCATCAAAGCTTAACCATCAAGCGAAATCAACAATAAGGCTATTTGACAAAAACTCAAATCATCAATCTAGAAAACTATTAAAGCTTAACCACCAAGAGCAGAAACTATACCTTAAAGTTTAACCACTTGCAGAGGCAACAAGGCTTAACCATCAAGAGAAGAAGCTAAGATCAATGCTTAACCACTCAAGACAGAAGCAAAATAACAATTCAATACTTAACCATCCATGGCAAAAGCTTAAACAATGCTTAATCACCATGGACAGAAGTTTACattaacaaaatagaagaataacaaaatttatctttaatgAGAACTTTTCATAAACACTTTGTGAACCAACAATAACCAAGGCTTAACCACCCATGGCAAAAGCTAAAACAATACTTAATCACCATGGAAGAAGCAAACAAATGAATAATTCTTAACCACCACACATGACTTAAGctaaaatcatcaaaataaacttaaaaggCTGAAAACAATAAGCCAAAATAGGCCAAATATCAATGAAACAATGAAAAGATTAATCACCAAACAATTGGTGTGCACCTTTTTGAAATAGTGCAAGACTTTCCCATAAGAAAACTTCTTTTGAATCCAATATTTATAACTTCAAACAGCATCAGTCAACAACAAAGCCTAAGTTGAAAGATTTTTTGCAGCAATTATTAGACGGTATCACGTAAAATTGTTGAACTTCTTTGAGAAGGCTCTTCAGAATCCTAGTTTTGTTGAACATCTTTCACGCAAAATCGAGTTCATGGATTTATCAGTTGTTTCTGATATGAATTTGGTATCACGTGGCACACAGAGTTCAAATGCAGATGGGAAAGGCCACAAAAAAATTGTCTGAAGTAGAACCAAAAGGAGTGCTGACAAGAACAACTCTGATATTTCTTCACATATGGATGATGAAAATCTGATGACATCGTAATCGGCAAGGCACAAAAGAGGTTGCAATGGTAAAAAGTCAATATGTTTTGAGTAAAGAAAGGGTGAGCAATATTGTTGAAGAAGGATCTGCATTGGGAACTGGAAATGGTGAGTAGCAAGACTGTTtctctaaacaaaaaaaatgaacgaAGCGAAAAAAAAGAAGCGTTGGGATCAAACTGATTTTGACATTGGCTAGTGCAAAGATAATGACTTGCAAACAAAATGAAGCAGGCGAAAAATGAAGGGTGGTATGACTTGATACCATGATAAATCTCATGTTTGTCATGAATGAATGAGTGCAaatggaagagagaaaaaaagagaaagataaagcAAGGTAAAACTCATTAATATTGGGGTAATGTTCAAATGAGCAAACCCCACTCATAACATAAATGCAATGTGCCTTATATAACATAATTAGTTAGTAACTAACTTATAACTAGTTAATCTAATTTGTAACTAACCAAACTAACTTTAACTAACTAAACTAATCTTATCTTTAatatttcatgttaattttatttttatatgaaatgaaataaaaatatgtaacaaCAATTTTGAATCGAATTAGATTAACcagttaaattaaattgttcACGGACTTCAACTTAATTAAAtccaagttaatttttttttatatcaaacttGAACCATATCAAGGCTTATGGAATCCAGCCAAGATAAACTCATATTAACTCATTTTCGGCCCCAGGGGAAAGTATAATATAGTACGGATGCAATTAGCATGCATGTCAAAATCAAACTCATGTGaggtaattaatatttcaaaataatataagtttgatatttattattaatgtgaACATCTTGTTGGCAACTAATTAGTATGAATTATTTGAACTTTGAGATCTATGAGTTCTCAAAATCAAACTTATCTCATTTTTTGTACAGAACTTACCTAAACTTTTCGTAACCAAGATTTTTTTTCGTACATGAAGTTGAAAAACTACGTGTAGTGATGTACTGTGCATGATAAGTTGATAACTACTACTAGTATTGTTAATGGGTTACCGTAAGAGGAAAAAAGGATAAAGTTAAAAAAGCAtaacaatatttaattgaatttataaGGAAAATGTAAGAAATTTATGTGACTCCGGTTTGCTGCGTAGGGGAATGGTTCCTCCCTCAGTTGCTTCCTTCCTCTTGTGTCCACCCAGTTCCCCCTTTCATTTTCCATTCAATAATTCAAACACCAGTTAATGGCTACCCTTCTATTCCACCACAATTCGCCTCAGATATTCTcttcctccttcttcttctcacaGCATTAAACGCCGTCGTTTTCATGACTCCATAATTCACCGGAAgcagaacaacaacaagaagcagcagcagcagcgcGAGTTCACATGGGATTGGGAACAACCGCGAGAAGCAGAAGAAGAATCGTCATCGAAGAAGGTTCTAGAACAAGAACACACAACAACACCAACAACGCCGATGCCGATGGAGCTGGAGCAGGAGCTAGGTTCAACAACAATCCAGCGTTCCTTCGACGCGCGCTACACCCGCCACGCGCGCGACTCGCTCGGCGAATTGCCTGACAGCTTCACCATCACCGACCCCTCCATCCCCGGCCACCCCATCGTCTTCGCCAGCCCGGGCTTCCTCAAGCTCACGGGCTACTCCCTCCGCGAAGTCCTGGGCCGGCCCGCAGCCATCTTCCAGGGCCCACGAACATCCCGAAAATCCGTAATCGAAATTCGCGAGGCCGTTAGAGAGGAGCGAAACGCGCAGGTCGTTTTACTCAACTACCGCAGAGACGGTACGCCGTTTTGGATGCTTTTTCGTGTTTCCCCTGTTTTCAGCAGCGACGGTGGCGCCGTCGTGCACTTTGTTGCCGTACAGGTACCGCTTCAGAAAAAAGAAGGGTCCGGAGTGAGGGATTTCGGGTTCGGGTGCTGTCGGAAGGAAGTGTGCGTGGATTCGTTGGCGGAGATTGATCGCGTTTGTTCATTGGAGCAAGTGCTCGAACCTGATGTCAGAGgtttatttctttgttttgttttttttttcttccttttctttactttttcatGCATGTCAAGTGAGTGCTTCGTACTCAAGCGTTGCTTCACCAACcctaataattaaattagtcgcataattaaaaataattttaggacAAAACGTAGATACATGTGCTTTTTGATCATGTTAGGTTAtgctaaataaagaaaaaaagttaaaatgtattttaaacttGATATTTGATGCAGAATTGTAATAGTTCCTTTTGGTCTCCCAGTAATTGTCCTAGTGTTTGGGTTCTACTGATTTTTTAGCTTTGTGGGATGCAGAAGTGGAGAGAGAAGAGCCGTGTGAGGCGAGTGATGATGAGAAGCGAAGTGCTGTTACTGCCATGGACAGTATATTTTCTGTGCTAACCCATTACAGTGAGGCCACAGGGAGATTGGTGTGTAGAAAGAGGTCCAGCATTCCTGACGTGGGTCTTTTAAGCACATCCTTGATTATTTCTCTTGGTAGAATCAAACAAAGCTTTGTATTGTGAGTTATTGGAAATGTCTAGTTTTGTTATTACTTTACCGCAAGCTTTATGCTTTTTTGCAGACCCTTAATTTGTTGTTTGTATGATTTTGAGTTTCCATGCAGAACTAATCCGCATTTACCAGACATGCCTATTGTTTATGCTAGTGACGCCTTCTTGAAATTGACAGGTTCTAAAGCCGTTACCTTGTATAA
This region includes:
- the LOC114379223 gene encoding protein TWIN LOV 1-like isoform X3, which produces MPMELEQELGSTTIQRSFDARYTRHARDSLGELPDSFTITDPSIPGHPIVFASPGFLKLTGYSLREVLGRPAAIFQGPRTSRKSVIEIREAVREERNAQVVLLNYRRDGTPFWMLFRVSPVFSSDGGAVVHFVAVQVPLQKKEGSGVRDFGFGCCRKEVCVDSLAEIDRVCSLEQVLEPDVRVEREEPCEASDDEKRSAVTAMDSIFSVLTHYSEATGRLVCRKRSSIPDVGLLSTSLIISLGRIKQSFVLTNPHLPDMPIVYASDAFLKLTGYAKNEVLGHNCRFLGGTDTDTSTLHLIRESIKTEQPCTVRILNYRKDKSSFWNFLHISPVRDASGKVAYFVGVQIEDNNKNDDSHCLSPEKRQLSVVGVVKVAVRSLSMTAGSSES
- the LOC114379223 gene encoding protein TWIN LOV 1-like isoform X4, with protein sequence MPMELEQELGSTTIQRSFDARYTRHARDSLGELPDSFTITDPSIPGHPIVFASPGFLKLTGYSLREVLGRPAAIFQGPRTSRKSVIEIREAVREERNAQVVLLNYRRDGTPFWMLFRVSPVFSSDGGAVVHFVAVQVPLQKKEGSGVRDFGFGCCRKEVCVDSLAEIDRVCSLEQVLEPDVRALWDAEVEREEPCEASDDEKRSAVTAMDSIFSVLTHYSEATGRLVCRKRSSIPDVGLLSTSLIISLGRIKQSFVLTNPHLPDMPIVYASDAFLKLTGYAKNEVLGHNCRFLGGTDTDTSTLHLIRESIKTEQPCTEGQKLILEFSSYLTRS
- the LOC114379223 gene encoding protein TWIN LOV 1-like isoform X2 translates to MPMELEQELGSTTIQRSFDARYTRHARDSLGELPDSFTITDPSIPGHPIVFASPGFLKLTGYSLREVLGRPAAIFQGPRTSRKSVIEIREAVREERNAQVVLLNYRRDGTPFWMLFRVSPVFSSDGGAVVHFVAVQVPLQKKEGSGVRDFGFGCCRKEVCVDSLAEIDRVCSLEQVLEPDVREVEREEPCEASDDEKRSAVTAMDSIFSVLTHYSEATGRLVCRKRSSIPDVGLLSTSLIISLGRIKQSFVLTNPHLPDMPIVYASDAFLKLTGYAKNEVLGHNCRFLGGTDTDTSTLHLIRESIKTEQPCTVRILNYRKDKSSFWNFLHISPVRDASGKVAYFVGVQIEDNNKNDDSHCLSPEKRQLSVVGVVKVAVRSLSMTAGSSES
- the LOC114379223 gene encoding protein TWIN LOV 1-like isoform X1; translated protein: MPMELEQELGSTTIQRSFDARYTRHARDSLGELPDSFTITDPSIPGHPIVFASPGFLKLTGYSLREVLGRPAAIFQGPRTSRKSVIEIREAVREERNAQVVLLNYRRDGTPFWMLFRVSPVFSSDGGAVVHFVAVQVPLQKKEGSGVRDFGFGCCRKEVCVDSLAEIDRVCSLEQVLEPDVRALWDAEVEREEPCEASDDEKRSAVTAMDSIFSVLTHYSEATGRLVCRKRSSIPDVGLLSTSLIISLGRIKQSFVLTNPHLPDMPIVYASDAFLKLTGYAKNEVLGHNCRFLGGTDTDTSTLHLIRESIKTEQPCTVRILNYRKDKSSFWNFLHISPVRDASGKVAYFVGVQIEDNNKNDDSHCLSPEKRQLSVVGVVKVAVRSLSMTAGSSES